In the genome of Lathyrus oleraceus cultivar Zhongwan6 chromosome 4, CAAS_Psat_ZW6_1.0, whole genome shotgun sequence, the window CATCCTTCTCCATCAAGAACTTAGCAGGTAGACGAAGAATACCTCCTTTAGTCACAAGATTAGCATCGATCTCCCCTTTTCTCAAATGCATAGCCTCTCCAATGACACGAGACTTATGAATCTCATATAAACCATTGAACGGTTTCTGATCTGATACAGGCAAGCCTATGTAATAGGAATACTCCTCCAAATTAGGTGCAAACTGATAATCAGAGAAAGCGAAGCCCCTATACATTGAATCATAGAACTGGACCAAGGTGTTTAGAACTACGTCTTCTACATCAGTATTCAACACAGTCAGAAGTCTTCCATACCGGTCTTTGAAATCAGAAGGAAAACCCACCAAAGATcctagcttccttaactctttcaacTCAGGATTTTTGAAACGGAACTGATGAGTGTTTCTCCTCCCAGAGTACATACTCAAATTACCTGCGATGTTTGCAAATAAAGTTCATAAGTTCCTTGAAAACCAGGTAAGAGAGAGATGTTCATGAATGCATGATTATGCCACAATCATAAAcatgaggggggggggggggtaaaaGGTTCAATcatcacgagcatggagtcagaTGGACAGGGTGACAACCATCCCGCAAGGTATGTCCTATATCTTTGGATGTCTCAAACAATAATCAAGTTCTAAAAACATTCCTAGAGTCATAAATTCATCTTTCAGATATTACCGGTTTAATGAATTGCTTGTagaccaataatattctcaagagagcctcgtttgagtgtagtatcgtgtatCAACCAGACCAGGCTTACACCGGAAAGGTCACTacactacatcctaaaaggccaagaggggttaaagTGTGCTGAGGTCTTTTAGAATCTTAGACACCCAGATCGAAAATAATAACGCCATTACGACTACTCGTAAGACAATAATACCTCTAAAGGGGTCTCATTTGAGTGGGGTTCTCATGCCTACCTAACAAAGAAATAACATAAACACAAATAAACAAGCTAGGCTTAACCCACTTAAAGCTTAGGGTCCCAAGCAGAGTCTCCACCTGTCGTGGCAGGAaaattttgagattaagctattgattaacttaactcataaaaTCAAGAGTCGCCACTAaactttattgtttccaaaggaaatgggaaaaAGGTCGAAAAAACCCAcaaaaggtaaaacaaaagagaaatcTGGATATAagggttggttatgcaagggaaagATATTAACACCCCACACATCTatggtactccataggaaccaCTTGCAAATCTGTGTTTATAAAAAAGTTGGGTTATTTGttgattaattttaattcaaaaatacatTTTGTCGTATTCTAGTGGAAAAATAAACTTACTACCTATAAGTATGAAGAAATGAGCATTTTCATTATCTTGGTATGGATAACTTTTACTTGGACTTTCTCACAAGCATGTCTCATCATTCAAGTGGAAAATGTCAATCATTTTTTAACATTTTGTAGAAGAATAGTGGTTTGCATCACTACAAAAATAAAGTAATATCcaatatttttaaaaaaagacTCTTAAAGGAAAATGCACAAAGACGTGAAGTTTGATGAGGTTTCACTTTTTAGAAATTTCAAAAAAAAGTTTGAGTATGCTTAATTGTTTTAGCATTTTTTGGATCACTTGACGaagtcaaggtttattaagaaaaGACGTGAAGTTTGAAAACAAGAGGTTTTGAAATCGGGAGAAGTTTCAAAAATTGAATAAatgggaaggagatgaagaatatatcctaaagcataaagtaaatgacatgaaataaaaggtatcattgtaaggtagcccaagaaAAAGCCTTTGTGTGTGCAAGTGTACTAACCATAAGATGGAGCAAGCATTTGACATTGGTCAAAGTAAGCATTCCTTTCCCTTTGGATTAAGCCACAAGATGAAAAAGCATATAAGCAGATGAGTATCAAAAGATACAGATGAACAACAAAGCCACAAAGAAACATCCAAGTCTTAAATGGAAGATCAAAGGGTCCAGAGGGATCACAAAGTCTCAAATGAATCACAAAGTATCAAACATGATCCAAGCAAGGTAAATCAATAAGTCCTAAGGTCCAAAGTCCAAAATACTCCTCAAGCAAGGGATAATAACACAAAGTCCATAAGATCAGATTAAAGCTTTTTAGGGTCTTAgccattttatcatgttttttgTTCTTTTGAAATAAGAAAGCAATAAAAGCATAAATTAAGGAAAGAATGCAAATaacatgaatgtaaatgacatgATAGGTGGAATCTTAGGGATAAAAGTTAGGGTATGACACCTTTGTGGGAGATCATCATGCACCCTTTGTGTTTTCTTTTTACCTTTTTGCTTGCTTGCATTCTAACTTTGCAAACCTtattcaaaatacaaaaatatgtgtTGTTTCCTTTTTCTTATTGTACAAGGTAAGGACTTGCAATCAAAAGATCAAGTTTGGTttctaaattagggttttgattcctAAGGTCAAAATTTGGTCAACAAGTGGTCCTCAATAGATTTTACTTCAATGCATGACCTATAATCTTAGGTCACATTAATGTCAAtcttcattcaacatcatttgatCAAGTAAAGTTCAAGCTTGGTTCCTAATTTCTAAGTTGATTCAAGtatggttcatgtgtttatttccatgccatcTCCATCCAATTTATAAGAAACTATCAAGGTATATTAAAGGGACAATCAAGTTTCCTTCATTTGGTATTCAAGTGTTCATCATTAGGCCTTTGGATGCAAGAAGTGGAAAGATATCATAAGTTGGCACATGTTTGGTTGACCTAAAATCAAGTATGGCATGTCACTTGGTCCAAACACCATAATTCTCCCATTTCTCAACATCTTTGGAATATACTTTGAGCCAAATGTCACATTTGAACCCCTCTATAACTTTGCTTCAAGGGTCAAACATCAATTTTGCCTTTAAGTCTATAAATTTTAGAATTTTCCAAGATGCCCATGTGTGAACAAAAGTAGGCCCAAGACCTGGTGGACCTAATGTCTGGCCTAGAATTTCAAGTCATGACCCCAACTTTCATGTTATTTGCATTCTTGccttttactttatgcttttatttctttcttatttcaaaagaacaaaaaacatgataaaatggcTAAGACCCTAAAAAGGTTTAATCTGATCTTATGGACTTTGTGTTACTATCCCTTGTTTGAGGAGTATTTTAGACTTTGGACCTTAGGACTTAGTGTTTCCCTTGCTTGGAGTATGTCTGATACTTTGTGATCCCTCTGGACCTTTTGATCTTCAATTCAAGACTTGGGTGTTTCTTTGTGGCTTTGTTGTTCATATGGATCTTTTGATATTCATATGCTTATGTTCTTTTTTAATCTTGTGGCTTAATCTAAAGGGAAGTGAATGCTTGTTTTGACCAATGTCAAATGCTTTCTCCATCTTATGGTTAGTACACTTGCATACACATAGGATTTCTCTTGGGTTACCTTAtaatgagaccttttatttcatgtcatttactttatgctttaggatatTCTCTTCATCTAATTCCCATTTCTTCAGTTTTCAAAATTTGTCCCTATTTCAAAACCTCTTGTTTTCAAACTTCACATCTTTTATTAATAAACCTTAACTTTGTCAAGCGATCCAAAAAATCTTTTTCTCAATAAATGCTAAAAAAATTAAGCATACTCAAACTTTTTTTCAAACTTCTAAAAAAGAAAAACCTCATCAAACTTCTTTTTAATCCTTTGTACATTTTCCTTTAAGAGCCTTTTTTGAAAAGATTGGATATTAGTCTATTCTTGTAGTGATGAAAACCACTATACTTCTACAATATGTTAAGAAATGATTGACATTTTCCACTTGAATGTTGAGACGTGTGCTGTACCATAAAATTTAACCTCTTAATTTTAACACTAATTGGCTTATGTTTTATCatcatatacattcatacatatCATTGGTTCTCTGGTTATGGGATCAAGGTATCTCTCTTTTGGCCTTCTTCAAGCTTTGGAAGAGAGAGAGGTGTCTATTAGTGAAAGGAAGTTGAGACATCCTCAACTTCATGATTAATCAAGATACAAGGGGTTTCTTATTCCCTAAGACATCTCATATGGCCCATTACTTCTTCAGTTGATTGAAAATTGCTAGAGAATGGAAGTTGATCACACTCTCTTATACTTTGGTCCATGAGCTAAGACTGGTGATTACCTCAGTGTGTGAAATACCCATGGACAATTTTTTTTTATTCATCTTCATCTTTTCATTATACAATACATCTTTTTATCTCAAGTTTCTCCATTTTTCATAGGAGAATTAAGGTTTTGAAGATGTGCACTCATCTAATTTCTTTTTGGATTGAAATTAGGGTTTGTAATAAAATTTgtttatttttgatttttttgagCAATAATTGATTCCATGGTATTCTATGTGTCCCTAAGTGTCTATGTTTAGAAGATTGGCCATCAATACTATTCAGAAGAATTTCAATTGCTCAGATGATCAATGGTTTGATTCAATGGAAGAAGTCAACTGAGTAGTTTAAAAAGTCAACTCTTGATTTTTTTGGTCAAAATTGTATTCCACATGTCAAATATGGTCTATGGTTGAAATTTGATCAATAAAAGTCAAgagattcatcaaaaatcaagaatTATGGAAAGTTTCCAAAttaggaaattagggtttccaaagAAGTTACTATTTACGGGCAAGTTCACATACGATTTCAGTCAACTTCATGACCATACTTCACACAGATCCAAGCTCCGTTTCAAGATATtttcaacatgaaaattgtagTGCCAAGTTTCCTCTCTCTAATGGTTTTAAGAACTCCTCATTTGGTTGGCTACAACTCAAGATATCATCTTCTAAAGTCATGACCTTAAGTTGGTAATTTGGTTTTATACTTAGTAAAATTTTGCTAAGTGTTTGGTCATTTCAAGCACCTAACTTCATGGTTATTTTTCACCTACATTACAGTTTCATTTTAATTTGACCTCAACATGAGTATTGTAGATGACATTCCCCTCTCCATTTTGGCCTCAAGATTTTTCTCATTTAGTAGCTTAATGAACAAGTTATTAAGATGAGAAGTTGGGAGCTCAAGATTAtcaagtgacctataatttgcATAAATGTATTCAATTTCAAGCAGTTGTTTTCGTGGCCATTTTAAGGGGGTTTCAAGGCATTGTTTTAATTTTCCTCCAACATGAAACTTGTTCTTCTCCTTTccctctttccaaaaagcccTAGTTTATTCCATTTGGCCAAGAAACCATGGAGTTATATTGGATTGAACATGGTTGATTCTTATTTCTAAATATCACAAGCACCATTCATTTTGAGCATTGTTTTGCCATTTTCCCGCAACATGGCTCTTTCACTCGTGTACCACACCTCCTGCCTTGCCTCTTATGACCAAGAAACCCACCTTTTCCATGCATGCACACCATGAGCCATTTgggaaaaaaaaacaaaatattcTCTTTTTCCCTTCCTTCTCTCTCCACTGCCTCCAAGTCACACAAGTTCTGAGCTTTTCCACTCCATTTCAACTCCTCAAAATGACACAGAACTCACATCATTGCCACAAAAAACGCAGGGTACATTGCCTCACGCTCTCTCACTCTCATTCTATCCCAACTTGGAATTACAATTTTGCCTAAGTTTGATGACCCTTCTGCCCTCACTTAGGGCTCATATAAAAGTTTCATTCCTTCTCTAAACCTAGAGGAGAGGAGAGGTTGGAGGCGAAACAAAAGGATAACCAATCTGAACATTattcattttctctattttttccTCCATTGTTGAAGCTGCATGAGGGTTTTTATCTGGTTCACCACTTCTCATCATCTTCCTACTGGTCTTGTTCATCTTCTTTCTCCAAGAATTCAAGGTGCAATGGACATCCTCCACTAGGTAAGTTTTCATACTTTTTTCTTCTTCATACATAGTCATTCACTATGTTTAGGATCATGCATATGCATCTGGAAGATCTACTCTTGAGTAGATCATGGAGCTAGGCTCACATTTTTATTTACAGCTTCGAAATGATTTTGCTTAAATATGTTTGGACTCGTGTGTTCTTTCCCTTGTTTCTCCATGTTCCTTTGTTCTTTTTTAAAATCTAAAGATGTCATGTTGTTCTACTAATTGCGTACTTTAATTTTGATTCAAATTTCACTTAATTTGGTGGAGAAATGAGAAAGTTATTTGAGGTAGAAATGAGCATGTTAGGATCGGGTTTAGGGTTCGTGACCTCATTTTTGTGCATGGCCGAGATTGAAAACGGAGTGTTGGTAGCGTGTGATTGGTTGTGTTATTTTTTTGTCCTTTTGTGTTTAAAATGAAGAGTGATCAATTGATGCCATGTTCCACATGAAAGCGTGACATGccattttattttcctttttattttctgatttaCTTCATGGATCATGTCGTGTTGCTTTTATATTTCCCACCCCCTTTTTTCTTGGCCCATTCTCTGACTAACTAAATCACCTTTCTCCACTTTACTAGTATACACCCCCATTCCATCTTCTCTTATTATTTAATTATTGTTTCTTTTGTTTCTATTTTAATTACCTCATTTTATATAAAAATCCCCAAATAATTCATGATTAATATATGGCTTGTTATTAAATTTtccatatttttatttttatttttgatttattttaattttaattttaatttttataattaaatGACTCTAATTAACCCAGTTTTAAACTTTAGGGTTTAATTCTTGgttttctttttttaattttgatCCAATCTTTTGTACACATGTAGGCACATGAATATAGGTCATTTAAGTTTTTATTTGATGTTTGGATTATTAATTATGGTTTGTTTTTGAACTTATTTTTGAAGATAGCTTGGTATGATTAACTAGTGGTACATTGTTTGAATGATGGATTTGTTTGAACATCTTTTACACATGATTTTGAGTATACCTTTGGGAAATTTTAGTTTATGACCTCATATTTCTATGCataatttttcataatttttctATGCTCctaaatatttttattaaattatcCAAGCATGCTTGTTTCTTTGTGATACATTTTGCATCTAGTTGATTATTTTGGAAGGCACTTGTGCAACCATTACAGATCTTTTTCCCGTTCTTTCTTggcctcatcatcatcatttaGGATTCATAAATTCACTCATGTGAACCATTTTAGGTATCTCCATTTGATGCTTCTTTGCTTGATTGTCTTGAATATCTTTTACTTGCTTTGGAGATCATAGTTTAGATTATGTCTTGTGCATTCCAACTTGAGTACTAGGGGTATAATTGTATTTGATTCCTCTTGTTTGTGTTTCTAACTTACTTAGTATTTGGTACCCTTATACCTTGCTCTTGTGATTCTTTGAATGGTATTCCATAGTCATTTCATCATGATGACACATTAAGAGCTACACCATTCTTTTCTTGACCTAGTTTTGAGTTTAGTGGATGGTGAAGCTCCTAGGAGCTTGGGATTCATATTTGAGTTGTGTGATGTTGTTCTCATTTCATCTCTTTGTGTATCAACTTCATTTTACATTGCTCATTTATTTTGATTGGACAAAGGACTCCTTATTTGGATGATATCCATCTTTTGACTAGCTAGTTACATTTGAACTTTAAGATCTTGATACCTCTTGAAGTTTAGAGGTTGGGTTTGATGCTTTGAATAAGACTTTGTTATTGTCCCATGGTTTATAAGTACCCCTCTTTTGACTTTTGTTTATCTGATTTAATATGGGTAAATGATTCCTTTTCTAGGATGATATCTTAACTTGTGTACCAAGTTACTTGACTTTGCTTTGTGTATGAAGTTTGGATGATTTCCCTTGTTGTTCTTGAACCTCATCTTTAGTTAACTTATTTCGCAAGACATACATCCCTTGATGTCATGTGTATGTTTCATTGTATGTTTACTACTTGTTTaagcttgtttgaacttgtgtGATTTGTTTGGCCATCTTTTAGCCCATCTTTGAACATAACATGTGTAATTCATTCATGATGTTTGAGTGACTTGTATGTGGAGTTTAATATGTCATATACTTCTGACTTATGTGGTTTTACACCATTCTTCCTTAATTTTTTACTTCATCTATGATTTCTTGAAGTTCATTTGCTTTTAGGAGCATGATTAGGGTTTTGATTTTGATCATCACATGTCTCAATCTTTGAGTGTGCTTTGATATGATGCCTTTGTGATGTCTTGAGTTTCTTATGTATATTGACGCCATGTATATGCTCATGATCTCATTCATTTTATGTACTTTTCTATGTTTAATAGCTCGCACTTATGTTCATTTCCCTTTACAACTTTGAATGATGCTTATGTACTTTGATGCTTGTACCATGATTTCAATGCTTGTTTGAATTTCTTCCTGATCGTGAGATTTCTGTTAATTGAACAACATGTCTATGTTTTTCTCTTACTTCTTCCACAAATCCATTCTCTTTACTTGTTTTACTTATTAGCATTGCATGAGGACTTATGTCCATTTATGGTTATATGGTTTCCTTTCCTTGTTTTCTTTGCTTGAGAATCTTTATCAAGTATGATTAAGTAATGATGATATGTCCTTATTATGATTTATACTAACTTGTATGACTACTCATCTATTTTCCTCCACTTCACTCTTCTCATGCCATGTTTGTTTGAATACTTGACACATTAGGATTATTGCTTGCTAGTATGCCTATTTGTGTGCTTTCTTTCAACCCTTTGATGCTTAAACCATATATGCATGACCTTTAGAATCTACAAAACATGTCCTTATGCTTATCTTGATATGATGTTGCTGCCCATTTTGGTTGACAACTTATTGCTTGCTTTAGTTGTATTCACAACTTGTTTGAGCGTTGTCTCCCTCTTTCATGACTAGTTTGAATGAGTAGTTGCTATTTGTTAACATGTgtccttttggtgatggtttgCGTTGTCTTAAAGCATGTTTAGACTTTAGAATTCACCTTTATCTCTTGCCTGCTTGTTTTTCCTTCATCTTCTATTCCATGACTTGAGATGTATTGTTTCAATttttcttccatgacttgatatggattgctattacgtttcttccatgacttgatatggattgctattacttttcttccatgacttgatatggattgctattacttttcttccatgacttgatatggatcAATTTGGCTATTACTCTTCTTTCGTCttttcttccatgacttgatatgggTTATTTCTCTTTTATCTgttcttccatgacttgatatggtaTTGCTCTTCttttcttccatgacttgatatggatcACTTTGTCTTTTATATGTTCTTCCATTACTTGATATGGACTACTTTACCttttcttccatgacttgatatggtGTTCTGTTtattcttccatgacttgatatggtGTTGTGTTGTTTATTGTTCCCTGACTTGATATGAAGTTGTCTTCCTCTTTAGCTTTTTCCCTTATGTGGATAACATGTTCCCCATAAGATTTATTTGGTTCATTCTTGCTTAAGATTGAACTAAAGTAGACCTTAGGCTTGTTAACCAAGAATGACAACATTAGGTAGACCCCTTAATCCTTAATCATGGGTCAATCTTTGCATGCTAACTTAACCAGATGTTTCCCTTTTATCCCGACTTTAGGACCAATACTGCATGCCAACATTAGGGTGTTCTATAGAATTCCCTTAGATTTTCAATTTCTCTTTTGcattcattttaaaacacaaacctttttcttaatcaaaatccaaaaacattctaATACTACTTGAACTCTTTCAACAATAAGAGAGAAATACTCAGATACCTCCTGCCTTGGGTGGGTCATTTGATGTATTCTTTCAACAAAAatactcaaccaatcaaacttctTTTTCCGCTTGGCTTTTCTTATGAAAATTTTCAGTAAAGGTGGTTACCCATAAAAAGCACcaacaaataattttttttagaaGAACTACGATGCTTTGATTCTTTTTGATACGTAGGCATTGGGTTGCAAAACCTAAGCGAGCGCAATAGTAAAAACTTTTTTTTATTTGTAAATAATTCAATCTTTTGCATGAATTCCCTGTTAGTTGGTAAGTTTTAGAATAAACACACCCTTTTGATTAGAATAAAAAGAGTGGATCGTATAGAGTACTACAaacgtaaggggtgctaataccttcccattgcgtaatcgactcccttaCCCATCTATTGGTTCTGGTACCATTATATTCATCCTTTTGTAGGTTTACTCAGTGATCCCTTTCCCTGTCTGGGGATTAATATCATTGGTGGTGACTCTGTTTTGTGTGCGTGTTTTTTTAAGATGCAACAACTGGAacctctgctggggatacccCTAAGCAAGTCATTCCTAGCTCTTGATTGTTTTCTTTTCATTGGGtatctatttattttttctttactttcttattgcattcatttcattttattgCTTTCCATATTCTGGATATTGCTGTTGTACTGGTTGCTGGATCTTCTGTTTGTAGGTTGGGTGGGATGTTACTATGAGATAAAAGGAAAACTACCCAGGTCAGTGACACATAggttagagtggatagtcatgtTAACTCTCGTGGCGCCTGACACGTAATATTTTGCATGATATACCACACCCATATGAGGTTCTAGTGGGAATACTTTTGTCTTGCATGCCTTTTTCACTAGACAAAGTGTTATCATGAGAACCATCGACTCTGGTTGCCATTTAGAAGCATGTTCTGTTCTGACTAGAACCTACCCGTGACTTGGGGTGGGTGTTACAAAACAAGCCTTCATCATTCCCGGTTTTCTCAGAATTATGTCGAACCTTTGAACTTGGGGCATTCAGTTATTATCAAGCACATGAGCTATCCATTGATATGGGGACCATACTTGCATTCATAAGCATTATTATATTCATTCTCTTAACACATCTCTTTGTATTTCCATGTGTTTTTAATTCTTGATTCTCGTTATTTGAGTCTTCTTTAAAGATGGATACTGGTAGAGGTGGACATGTTTCTTATAAGTTTCTTGAGGTAAAGTTGGACTCCCTTCTCGAGATAGCTGAGAGATCCCCTTCTGGAAATTTGGAAGTTTTCAAAAGAGACTTTGGGAAGATTGTAGAGTACCTCAAAGCTCCTTTCAACAAATATCAATACAGTGCACTTCATACTCTGctgcagttttatgatcctcccttgcgatgcttcactttcccagacTATCAGTTGGCACCAACCTTGGAAGAGTATTCTTGTATTATGGGAATTCCCATCAAGCTTCAAGTTCCTTTTCATGTGTCTATGGAGGTCCCTGATTCCAAACGTATTGTTGTTTCCCTTTATTTGGGAAAATCTATGGTGAATGCTAATCTCAAGACAAAAGAAGGGCTCTttggttttcatctgagttttcTTTCGAAAACTTTGACTGCTTTGGCTAAAGAAGAGAATTGGAAGGTTTTCAACACTGTGTTGGCTTGCAGTATCTATGGCATTGTTTTGTTTCCCGACATGGTTGATTTTGTCGATATGAACGCCATTTGCATCATTGGTACTGAAGCCATCTCCCATGCAAGGGAGCGTTTGTTGATGACAAGGAAACCCTAAAGTGGTCCAAGAGGTTAATAGGGCTTACTTATAAAGATTTGGTTTGGTATAACTTAAGATTGGATAGGATGGAGAGATCGGAAGTTATTATGAGTTATGGGGAAACCCTCAAGTACAAGAGATGGAAGTAGGTCGTAACGATGATATGTATTCAATGTATAACAGTGACTTGAATGCTCATGCTGATGATAGAAAATACTGTCAGTTGGAGGAAAGATTCAAAGCTGTTGAGGGACAAGATGCTTTAGGAATGGACATTATTGACCTGGGACTAGTGGGGGTAAGGGTTCCACTTAAATTTAAGGTTCCTATCTTTGACAAGTATACGGGTACAACTTGTCCAAAGATGCATGTTAGAGCTTATTACCATAAGATGTATGCTTATTCTTAAGACAAGAGGCTACTAATGCACCTTTTCCAAGATAGCCTAGCTAGGGCATCTTTGGAATGGTATATGCATTTGGAGAGAACATACATCAGAAACTTGAGGGATTTAGTGGAAGCATTTGTGAAGCACTACCAATACAATATTGATATGGAACCAAATAGGACCCAATTATAAAGTCTGACTCAGGGTCAAAATGAATCATTCAAAGAATATACTCAGAAGTGGCGTGAGCTAGCTGCTAGAGGTCAACCTCCATTGATGGAGAGAGAACTGGttgacatgttcatgggtacTTTACAAGGTCCTTACTATGATAGAATGGTGGGTAGCACTTCTACTCGTTTTTTCGAGTTGGTAATGGATGGAGAGAGGATTGAAGCTGGTCTCAAAATGGGAAAGATTCAGTCAGCCAATGCTGGTAGATTTGTAAGCGGAGTTGGTAAGAAGTCGTTTAGTGGATACCCTAAGAAGAAGGAGGGTGAATCATGCGTTGCTTATGCTCAGAGGGGTAGATGAATACAACCATAccaaccacaacatcaacaataatatcaacatcaacatcaacgtcaacaatAACAAGTGAATGTTATGGCCATTCCAGTCATCGCAActcctcaacaacaacaactgtagtaccaacaacaacaacagatTGCTCCTCTTCGGAATTATAATCAGCCAAGACAACCCATAATTAAGAAAGTATTTGATCCACTCCCAATGTCTTATTCTCAAGTGCTTCAACATTTATTGCAATTGAAATTAGTTAATTTGAGGGGTATGCCACCCCCTCTTGAGAGGCTCCCTGCAAGTTATAACCCTAATGCCCAATGCAAATATCATTTTAGCGATATAGGCCATGATGTGGAAACTTTTTGGGCTCTTAAATACAAAATACAAGAATTCTTGGATTCTAAGGCCATTCAGTTCACCCCGGACAATGGacctaatgttatccaaaacccgatgccgACCCAC includes:
- the LOC127137358 gene encoding uncharacterized protein LOC127137358; this translates as MYSGRRNTHQFRFKNPELKELRKLGSLVGFPSDFKDRYGRLLTVLNTDVEDVVLNTLVQFYDSMYRGFAFSDYQFAPNLEEYSYYIGLPVSDQKPFNGLYEIHKSRVIGEAMHLRKGEIDANLVTKGGILRLPAKFLMEKDATLSSVGSMVTFEDALAFVIYGIILFPNVDNFVDTNAISIFLIRNPLPSLLADTYYFIHHRTEKNGVIVMCCAPLLYKWFISHLS